In Geothermobacter hydrogeniphilus, a single window of DNA contains:
- a CDS encoding GerMN domain-containing protein: MGQRLLLIAFLLVLGVLGGLLARRYLVKTSDQPAPTIARPVRPTVMREVLLYFITADGHRLEAENRQVEDCPNDEECLLAILQSLVEGPNGERVPVLPARTRIRSVKIEDDLVAVDFSRDFIAAHPGGSHAELLTVYAVVDTLAVNFPYVRQVRFLVEGKAVDTIKGHVDLRAPVIADFRYVRSDSRLPELPDELFNVPSGETQRGR; the protein is encoded by the coding sequence ATGGGACAGCGGCTGCTGCTGATTGCTTTTCTGCTGGTTCTTGGCGTTTTGGGCGGGTTGCTGGCGCGCAGATACCTGGTGAAGACGTCGGATCAGCCCGCCCCGACAATTGCCCGCCCCGTTCGACCGACAGTCATGAGGGAAGTGCTGCTGTATTTTATAACGGCTGACGGTCATCGTCTGGAAGCCGAGAATCGCCAGGTCGAGGATTGCCCGAATGACGAAGAGTGTCTTCTGGCGATCCTGCAGTCTCTGGTTGAAGGCCCGAATGGTGAACGTGTTCCGGTCCTCCCCGCTCGTACCCGGATTCGTTCGGTGAAAATCGAGGATGACCTGGTGGCCGTTGATTTCAGCCGGGACTTTATTGCCGCCCATCCCGGCGGCAGTCATGCGGAACTGTTGACGGTCTATGCCGTTGTCGATACTCTGGCAGTTAACTTTCCCTATGTCCGGCAGGTTCGTTTTCTGGTCGAGGGAAAGGCTGTCGATACAATCAAGGGACATGTTGACCTGCGGGCCCCGGTGATCGCCGACTTTCGTTATGTCCGGTCGGATAGCCGTCTTCCTGAATTGCCGGACGAACTTTTCAATGTTCCGTCTGGTGAGACGCAGCGTGGTCGCTGA
- a CDS encoding sensor histidine kinase, with protein MIFNSLVIRVIILNILLVAVVIGTFTMFHIRREEQHLIQSTRESAKLLLTTVEKSIFNSMRVGNSYDVQAILEMVGRSHRLTNVRIFHPDGTILKSARPDEIGRQIDSFDLNLYQNNRSEGVFKTDNGEVLGMVKPIVSDERCFICHGYGRKVVGVLNLNFSLNEMTGQIWESYQFFMLHMVVSIVILSAGTSFLLLRFVKRPIETMAETMAKVEEGDLSVRLEPKYADEMGSLVRSFNSMVDNLQKAQAELEEYHYQQMQRADRLASVGEMATGLAHEIKNPLAGISGAISVLAEDFPESDPRREVVDQILAQIARLNKTVTDLLYFGRPGKPEFSWVDINGLIKETLFFVGQHPEARNIHRVKEFARDLPPAWADVKQIQQVFFNIIINAIQAMEEGGTLTVQTSRAINATGTDVLRVEISDTGPGIAPAALERIFVPFFTTKNQGTGLGLPICKQLVEQHGGMLKVVSKIGEGSTFIIEIPVQQHPSFESKEEPRVET; from the coding sequence GTGATATTCAACAGTCTGGTCATACGGGTGATCATCCTCAATATCCTGCTGGTTGCCGTGGTTATCGGTACCTTCACCATGTTTCACATCCGGCGCGAAGAGCAGCATCTCATCCAGTCGACTCGGGAAAGCGCCAAGCTTCTTCTGACCACGGTTGAAAAATCGATTTTCAATTCCATGAGAGTCGGCAACAGCTATGATGTGCAGGCTATTCTGGAAATGGTCGGCCGCAGCCACCGGCTCACCAATGTCCGCATCTTTCATCCCGACGGTACAATTCTCAAATCGGCCCGGCCGGATGAAATCGGTCGGCAGATAGACAGTTTTGATCTCAACCTCTACCAGAACAACCGCAGTGAAGGGGTGTTCAAGACCGATAACGGTGAAGTGCTGGGGATGGTCAAGCCGATTGTCTCCGACGAGCGCTGTTTCATCTGTCACGGTTACGGCCGCAAGGTGGTCGGCGTTCTCAATCTCAATTTTTCACTCAATGAGATGACCGGTCAGATCTGGGAATCGTACCAGTTCTTCATGCTGCATATGGTGGTTTCAATCGTCATTCTCTCCGCCGGAACATCGTTCCTGCTTCTCCGTTTCGTCAAGCGCCCCATTGAAACCATGGCGGAAACCATGGCCAAGGTCGAAGAAGGGGACCTGTCGGTGCGGCTTGAGCCGAAGTATGCCGATGAGATGGGCAGCCTGGTACGCAGTTTCAACTCCATGGTTGATAATCTGCAGAAGGCTCAGGCTGAACTTGAGGAGTACCATTACCAGCAGATGCAGCGGGCCGACCGGTTGGCCTCGGTCGGTGAAATGGCAACTGGTCTGGCGCACGAAATCAAGAACCCGCTGGCCGGGATAAGCGGCGCCATTTCGGTTCTGGCCGAGGACTTTCCGGAATCCGATCCGCGTCGTGAAGTGGTTGACCAGATCCTGGCGCAGATCGCCCGTCTGAACAAGACGGTGACCGACCTGCTTTATTTCGGACGCCCCGGAAAGCCGGAATTTTCCTGGGTTGATATCAACGGACTGATCAAGGAAACCCTCTTTTTCGTCGGCCAGCATCCCGAAGCCCGGAACATTCATCGAGTCAAGGAGTTCGCCCGAGATCTGCCGCCGGCCTGGGCCGACGTCAAGCAGATTCAACAGGTCTTCTTCAACATCATCATCAACGCGATCCAGGCGATGGAAGAGGGCGGAACTCTGACGGTCCAGACGTCGCGGGCGATCAATGCCACGGGGACGGATGTCCTGCGCGTTGAAATCAGTGACACCGGACCGGGAATCGCACCGGCGGCCCTGGAACGGATTTTTGTTCCCTTCTTTACCACTAAGAACCAGGGGACCGGGCTTGGTCTGCCGATCTGCAAACAGCTGGTGGAACAGCACGGTGGCATGTTAAAAGTCGTAAGTAAAATTGGCGAAGGGTCGACATTCATAATAGAGATCCCCGTTCAACAACACCCTTCATTCGAATCGAAAGAGGAACCCCGTGTCGAAACATAA